In a genomic window of Candidatus Bathyarchaeota archaeon:
- a CDS encoding right-handed parallel beta-helix repeat-containing protein, producing MKLHGLIGLILIVLCLSLISPFASLTEAQRNQGGIYIKEDGSIQGTSNIRQDGETYMFTDDFLGPLYVEKDDIVIDGAGFTVTGRYGRGIVLEGRQGVTLRNAQVKLDGGYMVDLTNASDCVIESNILTGTPEGIMFGPIGINFLHSQGIVVKNNVLTNFFYGLSLQSTSGNTITNNVLTDGVLGIDLSQADDCLFRDNRLVNCDFGVGGLSGGAYLNDLDTSNTVDGKPIYYFTNIQDQVVPTDGDTIVLANCQNIIIQDTSPKSINLFSTHNVTISNVFLSDPSTAGIELVACTNINILNSNIDGSAIGIRLTNSSDNRIVDNTIANTRTRGLTLTNSDSNVIAGNTFTGNSQAVGQIGLTPSEGNLIATNTFTDNANALTIQGATTIKDNTFQNNGVAISFSESSGSTITQNTFEGNRMALYFSSSSYNTIYRNNFLHNDRQVVDAGENGTSTLSTTATVGSGKVQLLAAYVSGVNFFPPPPLSTNYYDYGAEGNYWIDYAPSDQDHNGISDTPYTIYANNTDRYPLTKPVPIPMKSADNYVLSTPNDILTKVNETPSGSELTFTLCVFAVLGAGFAVGVGLVLYQKNQTHKPQPSI from the coding sequence ATGAAACTCCACGGTCTCATAGGTCTCATACTGATTGTTCTGTGCCTATCTCTGATTAGCCCCTTTGCCTCTTTAACTGAGGCGCAACGCAATCAAGGCGGCATCTACATAAAAGAAGATGGCTCCATCCAAGGCACCAGCAACATCCGCCAAGACGGAGAAACCTACATGTTCACGGATGACTTTTTGGGTCCCCTCTACGTGGAAAAAGACGACATCGTGATTGATGGGGCAGGTTTCACAGTTACGGGTCGATATGGTCGGGGTATCGTTCTTGAGGGAAGACAAGGAGTAACCCTGCGGAATGCTCAAGTGAAACTTGATGGCGGCTACATGGTGGACTTAACTAATGCATCTGACTGTGTAATCGAGTCAAACATCTTAACAGGAACGCCCGAAGGGATTATGTTTGGTCCCATTGGCATAAACTTCCTTCACTCTCAGGGCATAGTCGTCAAAAACAATGTTCTGACCAACTTTTTCTACGGATTATCCCTGCAGTCAACCAGCGGCAACACCATAACCAATAACGTTCTAACCGATGGTGTCTTAGGCATTGATTTGAGCCAAGCTGATGACTGTCTATTTCGGGATAACCGTTTAGTCAACTGTGACTTTGGCGTCGGCGGCTTATCGGGCGGTGCCTACCTAAACGACCTTGACACCTCCAACACGGTAGACGGGAAACCAATCTATTACTTTACCAACATCCAAGACCAAGTGGTGCCCACTGATGGCGACACAATCGTTTTGGCTAATTGCCAAAACATCATCATCCAAGACACCAGCCCCAAATCCATTAACCTCTTCTCAACTCACAACGTCACCATAAGCAATGTCTTCCTTTCTGACCCCAGCACCGCAGGCATAGAACTCGTAGCCTGCACAAACATAAACATCCTCAACAGCAACATCGATGGCTCCGCAATCGGCATACGCCTAACCAATTCCTCGGACAACCGCATCGTGGACAACACCATCGCCAACACCAGAACACGCGGATTAACATTAACCAACTCAGATAGTAACGTCATAGCAGGCAACACCTTCACAGGCAACAGCCAAGCTGTAGGCCAAATTGGGCTTACACCTTCAGAAGGCAACTTGATAGCAACAAACACATTTACCGACAACGCCAACGCCTTAACCATCCAAGGAGCCACAACCATCAAAGACAACACCTTCCAAAACAATGGCGTGGCAATCTCTTTCTCGGAGAGTTCAGGCAGCACCATAACCCAAAACACCTTCGAGGGCAACAGGATGGCGCTTTACTTTTCTTCGTCTTCATATAACACGATTTACCGCAACAATTTCCTCCACAACGACCGCCAAGTCGTGGACGCTGGAGAAAACGGCACCTCCACTTTGTCCACAACTGCAACGGTTGGTTCAGGCAAGGTGCAGTTGTTAGCGGCATATGTCAGCGGCGTCAACTTTTTCCCTCCACCACCCCTATCCACCAACTACTACGACTACGGCGCTGAAGGCAACTACTGGATAGACTATGCCCCTAGCGACCAAGACCACAACGGCATAAGCGACACCCCCTACACAATCTATGCTAACAACACCGACCGCTATCCCCTCACAAAACCCGTCCCAATCCCGATGAAATCTGCAGACAACTATGTCCTATCCACTCCAAACGACATCTTGACTAAAGTAAACGAAACGCCGAGCGGTTCAGAGTTAACGTTTACCCTCTGCGTCTTTGCTGTGCTAGGAGCAGGGTTCGCTGTGGGTGTGGGTCTGGTGCTTTACCAAAAAAACCAAACACACAAACCCCAACCATCCATTTGA